In one Mycobacterium sp. NBC_00419 genomic region, the following are encoded:
- a CDS encoding nuclear transport factor 2 family protein, which translates to MSTRRTDDIVEIQQLLARYAVTITQLDVDGLVTVFTDDGTYSAFGETYSLSRFPVLVDAAPKGLFMTGESLIEFDEDDPDAATGTQPLCFIEHSAHDMRIGYYRDTYVRTAGSWRLRTRAMTFIRRSGEHDSGRPHAIGRPAGG; encoded by the coding sequence ATGTCCACAAGACGGACTGACGACATCGTCGAGATCCAGCAGCTACTGGCCCGCTACGCGGTGACCATCACGCAGCTCGACGTCGACGGCCTGGTCACGGTGTTCACCGACGACGGCACCTACAGCGCGTTCGGCGAAACCTATTCGCTGTCCCGGTTTCCGGTTCTGGTCGACGCCGCCCCCAAGGGGCTCTTCATGACCGGCGAGTCGTTGATCGAGTTCGACGAGGACGATCCCGACGCGGCGACCGGCACCCAGCCGTTGTGCTTCATCGAGCACTCTGCCCACGACATGCGGATCGGCTACTACCGCGACACCTACGTGCGCACCGCCGGCAGCTGGCGGCTGCGCACCCGTGCGATGACGTTCATCCGACGCAGCGGGGAACATGATTCGGGCCGCCCGCACGCGATCGGACGGCCCGCCGGCGGATGA
- a CDS encoding acyl-CoA dehydrogenase family protein: MSFELTEDQELIRKSVRELASRFDDQYWMDKDQAHEFPQEFYDAIAGGGWLGMTIPEEYGGHGLGITEATILAEEVARSGGGMNAASAIHLSIFGMQPVVVFGSEEMKAATLPRIVNGDLHVCFGVTEPGAGLDTSRITTFARRDGDSYVVNGRKVWISKALESEKILLLTRTTPRDEAAKPTDGMSLFLTDIDRDHIDIRPIKKMGRNAVSSNEVFIDDLRIPVSDRIGEEGKGFSYILHGLNPERMLIAAEALGIGRVALDRAVKYANERIVFDRPIGMNQGIQFPLADSLARLDAAELILRKSTWLYDNGKSCGREANMAKYLCADAGFAAADRALQTHGGMGYSEEYHISRFFREARLMKIAPVSQEMILNFLGSHVLGLPRSY, encoded by the coding sequence ATGAGCTTTGAGTTGACCGAGGATCAGGAGCTGATCCGTAAGTCGGTGCGCGAGTTGGCATCTCGGTTCGACGACCAGTACTGGATGGACAAAGACCAGGCGCACGAGTTTCCCCAGGAGTTCTACGACGCCATCGCCGGCGGCGGCTGGCTCGGGATGACCATCCCGGAGGAATACGGCGGGCACGGGCTGGGCATCACCGAAGCCACGATCCTGGCCGAGGAGGTGGCCCGCTCCGGTGGCGGCATGAACGCCGCCAGCGCCATTCACCTGTCGATCTTCGGCATGCAGCCGGTCGTGGTGTTCGGTTCCGAGGAGATGAAGGCCGCGACGTTGCCGCGGATCGTCAACGGTGACTTGCACGTCTGCTTCGGTGTGACCGAGCCCGGCGCGGGGCTGGACACCTCGCGCATCACGACCTTCGCCCGCCGTGACGGCGACAGCTACGTCGTCAACGGGCGCAAGGTGTGGATCTCCAAGGCGCTGGAGTCCGAGAAGATCCTGCTGTTGACCCGCACGACACCCCGCGACGAGGCGGCCAAGCCGACCGACGGGATGTCGCTGTTCCTCACCGACATCGACCGCGACCACATCGACATCCGGCCTATCAAGAAGATGGGGCGCAACGCCGTCTCCTCCAATGAGGTGTTCATCGACGACTTGCGGATTCCGGTCTCCGATCGCATCGGTGAGGAGGGCAAAGGCTTCTCCTACATCCTGCACGGGCTGAACCCGGAGCGGATGCTGATCGCCGCCGAGGCCCTCGGCATCGGCCGGGTGGCGCTGGACCGTGCGGTGAAATACGCCAACGAGCGGATCGTGTTCGACCGGCCCATCGGGATGAACCAGGGCATCCAGTTCCCGCTGGCCGACTCGCTGGCGCGCCTCGACGCGGCCGAACTGATCCTGCGCAAATCCACCTGGCTCTACGACAACGGCAAGTCGTGCGGCCGGGAGGCCAACATGGCGAAGTACCTTTGCGCCGACGCCGGTTTCGCTGCGGCGGACCGCGCGCTGCAGACCCATGGCGGGATGGGGTACTCCGAGGAGTACCACATCTCCCGGTTCTTCCGGGAGGCACGCCTGATGAAGATTGCCCCCGTCAGCCAGGAGATGATCCTCAACTTCCTCGGGTCGCACGTGCTGGGACTCCCGAGGAGCTACTGA
- a CDS encoding carboxymuconolactone decarboxylase family protein, with amino-acid sequence MRLTPLPAEQWDDDVRAALRGMLPRERQNPEQAGTALSTLVRHPALAKAFLGLNMHLLFRSSLPPRLREVAILRIAHRRQCAYEWEHHVELARAEGLTGADIEAVRRGEAADALDGLVLTAVDELDATSNLTDQTWEALGEHLSDRQRMDFVFTVGTYAMLAMAFNTFGVQLEQER; translated from the coding sequence GTGCGACTGACGCCGCTGCCTGCAGAACAGTGGGACGACGACGTCCGCGCTGCCTTGCGGGGCATGCTGCCGCGCGAGCGTCAGAATCCCGAGCAGGCCGGGACGGCGTTGTCGACGCTGGTGCGCCACCCGGCCCTCGCCAAGGCCTTCCTCGGCCTCAACATGCATCTGCTGTTCAGGTCGTCGCTGCCACCGCGACTGCGCGAGGTGGCGATCCTGCGGATCGCGCACCGGCGCCAGTGCGCCTACGAGTGGGAACACCACGTCGAACTCGCCAGGGCCGAGGGACTCACCGGGGCCGACATCGAGGCCGTCCGCCGCGGTGAGGCCGCCGATGCCCTCGACGGTCTGGTGCTCACCGCAGTCGACGAACTCGACGCGACATCGAACCTGACGGACCAGACGTGGGAGGCGCTCGGTGAACACCTCAGTGACCGCCAGCGGATGGACTTCGTCTTCACCGTCGGCACCTACGCCATGTTGGCCATGGCGTTCAACACTTTCGGCGTACAGCTAGAACAGGAAAGGTAA
- a CDS encoding acyl-CoA dehydrogenase family protein: MRRDLFTSDHEAFRELARDFVEKEVVPHYPAWEKGGRMPRDVFTRMGALGMLGMAIPEEYGGAGIPDYRYNVVLQEEAARALVTLSTVRTQLEVILPYFLHYANDEQRQRWFPGLADGTLLTAVAMTEPGTGSDLAGVRTTAVRDGDHFVLNGAKTFITGGMQADLVIVVARTSTDPDNRRKGLTLLVVEDGMAGFTRGRELEKMGCKVQDTAELSFVDVRVPAANVLGAQGEAFSYLGHNLAQERLTVAVGSVAQARSAIAAAIDYTRDRKAFGAPVASFQNTKFELAACSTEVEAAQAMLDRAVALHVEGDLSGADAARVKLFCTEMQQRVVDRCLQLFGGYGYMMEYPIARLYTDARVARIYAGTSEVMKVIIAKSLGL; the protein is encoded by the coding sequence ATGCGTCGCGATCTGTTCACATCCGACCACGAGGCCTTTCGCGAACTCGCCCGCGACTTCGTCGAGAAGGAGGTGGTCCCGCACTATCCCGCGTGGGAGAAGGGCGGCCGAATGCCCCGCGACGTCTTCACGCGGATGGGCGCATTGGGCATGCTCGGGATGGCCATTCCCGAGGAGTACGGCGGTGCGGGGATTCCCGACTACCGCTACAACGTCGTGCTCCAGGAAGAGGCGGCCCGCGCACTGGTCACGCTGTCGACGGTGCGCACCCAACTCGAGGTGATCCTGCCGTACTTCCTGCACTACGCGAACGACGAACAGCGACAGCGCTGGTTTCCCGGTCTGGCCGACGGAACCCTGTTGACCGCGGTGGCGATGACCGAGCCGGGCACCGGCTCCGACCTTGCCGGTGTTCGCACCACAGCAGTTCGGGATGGCGACCACTTCGTTCTCAACGGCGCCAAGACCTTCATCACCGGCGGCATGCAGGCCGACCTGGTGATCGTCGTCGCCCGCACCTCCACCGACCCGGACAACCGGCGTAAGGGGCTGACCTTGCTGGTGGTCGAGGACGGGATGGCGGGCTTCACCCGCGGCCGCGAGCTGGAGAAGATGGGCTGCAAGGTGCAGGACACCGCAGAGCTGTCCTTCGTCGACGTGCGGGTGCCCGCGGCGAATGTGCTTGGCGCCCAGGGCGAGGCCTTCTCCTACCTCGGGCACAACCTCGCGCAGGAACGGCTGACGGTCGCCGTCGGATCGGTGGCCCAGGCCCGCTCGGCCATCGCCGCCGCGATCGACTACACCCGCGACCGCAAGGCGTTCGGCGCTCCGGTCGCCTCGTTCCAGAACACCAAGTTCGAACTCGCGGCCTGCTCGACGGAGGTCGAGGCCGCCCAGGCGATGCTCGACAGGGCGGTGGCCCTGCACGTCGAGGGTGATCTGAGCGGTGCCGACGCGGCCCGGGTGAAGCTGTTCTGCACCGAGATGCAGCAGCGGGTGGTGGACCGCTGCCTGCAACTGTTCGGCGGCTACGGCTACATGATGGAGTATCCGATCGCCCGGCTGTACACCGATGCGCGGGTGGCCCGCATCTACGCCGGCACCAGCGAGGTCATGAAGGTGATCATCGCCAAGTCGTTAGGGCTCTAG
- a CDS encoding thiolase family protein, which yields MREAVIVEAVRTPVGKRNGGLSGVHAADLSAVVLGALVDRTGLDPSTVDDVVWGCVSQVGDQSSNIGRFSVLAAGWPESIPGTTVNRACGSSQQALDFAAQAVMSGQQDVVVAGGVEVMSRVPLGSARATGMPYGPKVLARYDDFSFNQGLSAEMIAQQWGFSRTDVDEYSARSHELAAAAQDRGAFSDQIVAVPTDGGTVSADEGIRRGTTAEKLAALKPAFTDDGVIHAGNSSQISDGAAALLVTTPEHAAAQGWTPIARYVAGAVAGANPVLMLTGPIPATQKVLAKTGLGIGDIGVFEVNEAFAPVPLAWLAETGADAARLNPLGGAIALGHPLGGSGAVLMTRMLHHMRDNDIRYGLQTMCEGGGTANATVVELIN from the coding sequence ATGCGTGAAGCGGTGATCGTCGAGGCGGTGCGCACGCCGGTAGGCAAACGCAACGGTGGTTTGTCCGGGGTGCATGCCGCCGACCTGTCTGCCGTCGTGCTGGGTGCCCTGGTCGACCGGACCGGCCTCGACCCGTCGACCGTCGACGACGTGGTGTGGGGTTGTGTGTCCCAGGTGGGCGACCAGTCCAGCAATATCGGCCGGTTCTCGGTGCTGGCCGCCGGGTGGCCCGAGTCCATCCCGGGTACCACGGTGAATCGGGCTTGCGGATCCAGCCAGCAGGCATTGGATTTCGCCGCGCAGGCGGTGATGAGCGGCCAGCAGGACGTCGTGGTCGCCGGCGGCGTGGAGGTGATGAGCCGCGTCCCGCTCGGATCGGCTCGCGCCACCGGAATGCCCTATGGGCCCAAAGTGCTTGCCCGGTATGACGACTTCTCGTTCAACCAGGGCCTCTCGGCGGAGATGATCGCCCAGCAGTGGGGCTTTTCACGCACCGACGTCGACGAGTACTCGGCGCGGTCCCATGAACTCGCGGCCGCCGCCCAGGACCGGGGTGCCTTTAGCGACCAGATCGTGGCGGTCCCCACCGACGGCGGCACCGTCTCCGCTGACGAGGGGATCCGGCGGGGCACCACCGCCGAGAAACTCGCCGCGCTCAAGCCCGCCTTCACCGATGACGGGGTGATCCACGCCGGTAACTCCTCGCAGATCTCCGACGGTGCGGCGGCCCTGCTCGTCACGACCCCCGAACATGCTGCCGCACAAGGCTGGACGCCGATCGCGCGCTATGTCGCGGGCGCGGTGGCCGGCGCCAATCCGGTTCTGATGCTCACCGGGCCGATCCCCGCGACGCAGAAGGTCCTGGCCAAGACCGGGCTGGGTATCGGCGACATCGGCGTCTTCGAGGTCAACGAGGCGTTCGCGCCGGTTCCGCTAGCGTGGCTGGCCGAGACTGGAGCCGACGCGGCACGGCTCAACCCGCTCGGCGGCGCGATCGCGCTGGGCCACCCGCTGGGCGGCTCCGGTGCCGTACTGATGACCCGCATGCTGCATCACATGCGCGACAACGATATTCGGTACGGCCTGCAGACGATGTGCGAGGGCGGCGGCACCGCCAACGCAACCGTCGTCGAGCTCATCAACTGA
- a CDS encoding TetR/AcrR family transcriptional regulator: MTATESSALRASAQRPYATLLAKGEDRKQLILDVAQRLLARNGWRNTTLAQIAKAAGVTPAGLLHHFESKEQLLHAVLDARDADDVEHADLHTGDLAEAIASAAERFERSPELVGTFAVLMAENIAPDAPLHDRLVSRYRDAVKIIANRIRAGQADGHYRQDVNPAVKAVEILAFVNGMETSWLLDPSIPLTDVFREYSRSLASQLAPVAES; encoded by the coding sequence GTGACCGCGACAGAATCGTCGGCTCTTCGCGCAAGCGCTCAGCGCCCATACGCCACCCTTCTGGCCAAGGGCGAGGACCGCAAGCAGCTGATCCTCGACGTCGCGCAACGCCTGCTGGCCCGCAACGGCTGGCGTAACACCACGCTGGCTCAGATCGCCAAGGCGGCCGGGGTTACCCCGGCCGGTCTGCTGCACCATTTCGAATCCAAGGAACAGCTGCTGCACGCCGTGCTGGACGCCCGCGACGCCGACGACGTCGAGCACGCCGATCTGCATACCGGCGACCTGGCCGAGGCGATCGCCAGCGCGGCCGAACGCTTCGAGCGCTCACCGGAACTGGTCGGCACCTTCGCGGTGTTGATGGCCGAGAACATCGCTCCCGACGCCCCCCTGCACGATCGCCTGGTCTCGCGCTACCGCGACGCGGTGAAGATCATCGCCAACCGGATCAGGGCCGGCCAGGCCGACGGGCACTACCGACAAGACGTGAACCCGGCCGTCAAGGCCGTGGAGATACTGGCATTTGTTAATGGAATGGAGACCTCATGGCTACTCGATCCCTCGATACCGCTGACCGATGTGTTCCGGGAGTATTCCCGATCGCTGGCGAGTCAGTTGGCGCCGGTCGCCGAATCATGA
- a CDS encoding aromatic ring-hydroxylating oxygenase subunit alpha: MAHFPKPAVGSWTENWPELGTAPVDYTDSIDPQQWKLEQQAIFRKTWLQVGRVERLPKNGSYFTREMPSVGAGTSIIVVRDGTGPDGTIRAFYNLCRHRGNKLVWNDYPGEEVSGNCRQFTCKYHAWRYGLDGKLTFVQQEDEFFDLDKADYPLKPVRCEVWEGFIFVNFDDDAEPLRDYLGDFAKGLEGYPFHEMTEVYSYTAEINANWKLFIDAFTEFYHAPVLHMKQATKEEAEKLAKVGFEALHYDIKGQHSMISSWGGMSPPKDLNMVKPIERILHSGLFGPWDRPDIKGILPDELPPAVNPARQKTWGQDSFEFFPNFTLLLWAPGWYLTYNYWPTDVDKHIFEANLYFVPPKNTRQRLSQELAAVTFKEYALQDANTLEATQTQIGTRAVTDFPLCDQEILLRHLHHTAHKYVDDYKAAQNGSLKGAAHV; this comes from the coding sequence TTGGCACACTTCCCGAAGCCGGCAGTCGGCAGTTGGACAGAGAACTGGCCGGAGCTGGGCACCGCCCCGGTCGACTACACCGACTCGATCGACCCGCAGCAGTGGAAGCTCGAGCAGCAGGCGATCTTCCGCAAGACCTGGCTGCAGGTCGGGCGCGTCGAGCGACTTCCCAAGAACGGCAGCTACTTCACCCGGGAGATGCCCTCGGTGGGCGCCGGCACGTCCATCATCGTCGTCAGGGACGGCACCGGCCCCGACGGAACCATTCGCGCCTTTTACAACCTGTGCCGCCACCGCGGCAACAAGCTGGTGTGGAACGACTACCCGGGCGAAGAGGTGTCCGGCAACTGCCGCCAGTTCACCTGCAAGTACCACGCCTGGCGCTACGGCCTGGACGGCAAGCTGACGTTCGTCCAGCAGGAAGACGAGTTCTTCGACCTCGACAAGGCCGACTACCCGCTCAAGCCGGTTCGCTGCGAAGTGTGGGAGGGATTCATCTTCGTCAACTTCGACGACGATGCCGAGCCGCTGCGGGACTACCTGGGCGACTTCGCCAAGGGCCTGGAAGGGTATCCCTTCCACGAGATGACCGAGGTCTACAGCTATACCGCCGAGATCAACGCGAACTGGAAGCTGTTCATCGACGCGTTCACCGAGTTCTACCACGCACCTGTGCTGCACATGAAGCAGGCGACCAAGGAGGAGGCCGAGAAGCTGGCCAAGGTCGGCTTCGAAGCTCTGCACTACGACATCAAGGGTCAACACTCGATGATCTCGTCCTGGGGCGGGATGAGCCCGCCCAAGGACCTCAACATGGTCAAGCCGATCGAACGCATCCTGCACAGCGGGCTGTTCGGCCCGTGGGATCGCCCCGACATCAAGGGCATCCTGCCCGACGAGCTGCCCCCGGCGGTCAACCCTGCCCGCCAGAAGACTTGGGGCCAGGACTCTTTCGAGTTCTTCCCGAACTTCACGCTGCTGCTGTGGGCCCCCGGGTGGTACCTCACCTACAACTACTGGCCGACCGACGTCGACAAGCACATCTTCGAGGCGAACCTCTATTTCGTGCCGCCGAAGAACACGCGGCAGCGGTTGTCCCAGGAGCTGGCGGCGGTGACCTTCAAGGAGTACGCCCTGCAGGACGCCAACACCCTGGAAGCCACCCAGACCCAGATCGGCACCCGGGCCGTCACCGATTTCCCGCTGTGCGATCAGGAGATCCTGCTGCGGCATCTGCACCACACCGCACACAAATACGTCGATGACTACAAGGCCGCGCAGAACGGGAGCCTGAAGGGTGCCGCACATGTCTGA
- a CDS encoding amidohydrolase family protein yields the protein MRKEDMILISVDDHIVEPPDMFANHLPRKYIDDAPRLVHNPDGSDMWRFRDVVIPNVALNAVAGRPKEEYGLEPQGLDEIRPGCYNVDERVKDMNAGGILGSICFPSFPGFAGRLFATEDEAFSLALVQAYNDWHIDEWCGAYPARFIPMAIPVIWNAELCAQEVRRVAEKGVHAITFTENPAAMGYPSFHNEYWNPLWKALCDTNTVLNVHIGSSGKLAITAPDAPMDVMITLQPMNIVQAAADLLWSRPVKEYPDLKIALSEGGTGWIPYFLERADRTYEMHSTWTGQDFGDKVPSDVFREHFLTCFISDPVGVKLRHDIGIDNIAWEADYPHSDSMWPGAPEELWEVLSANDVPDSDINKMTYENAMRWYSFDPFKHISREQATVGALRESATGHDVSIQALSHHKKGERGGSALFEAAQANSGTE from the coding sequence ATGCGCAAAGAGGACATGATCCTGATCAGCGTCGACGACCACATCGTCGAGCCGCCCGACATGTTCGCCAACCACCTGCCCAGGAAGTACATCGACGACGCGCCGCGCCTGGTGCACAACCCCGACGGCTCGGACATGTGGCGATTCCGCGACGTGGTGATTCCCAATGTGGCACTCAATGCGGTGGCAGGCCGCCCCAAGGAGGAGTACGGCCTGGAGCCCCAAGGCCTCGACGAGATCCGGCCCGGCTGTTACAACGTCGACGAGCGGGTCAAAGACATGAACGCCGGCGGCATCCTGGGCTCGATCTGCTTCCCGTCCTTCCCGGGCTTCGCCGGCCGGCTGTTCGCCACCGAGGACGAGGCGTTCTCGCTGGCCCTGGTGCAGGCCTACAACGACTGGCACATCGACGAGTGGTGCGGCGCCTACCCGGCCCGGTTCATCCCGATGGCGATCCCGGTGATCTGGAACGCCGAACTGTGCGCCCAGGAAGTGCGCCGGGTCGCCGAGAAGGGCGTGCACGCCATCACCTTCACCGAGAACCCCGCCGCGATGGGATACCCGAGCTTCCACAACGAGTACTGGAACCCGCTGTGGAAAGCGTTGTGCGACACCAACACCGTGCTCAACGTCCACATCGGTTCGTCGGGCAAACTGGCCATCACCGCACCTGACGCGCCGATGGACGTGATGATCACCCTGCAGCCGATGAACATCGTGCAGGCTGCCGCGGACCTGTTGTGGTCGCGCCCGGTCAAGGAGTACCCGGATCTCAAGATCGCGCTGTCCGAGGGCGGCACCGGCTGGATCCCCTACTTCCTGGAGCGCGCCGACCGCACCTACGAGATGCACTCGACGTGGACCGGCCAGGACTTCGGTGACAAGGTGCCCTCGGACGTGTTCCGCGAGCACTTCCTGACCTGCTTCATCAGCGACCCGGTTGGTGTCAAACTTCGCCACGACATCGGCATCGACAACATCGCTTGGGAGGCCGACTACCCGCACAGTGACTCGATGTGGCCGGGTGCCCCCGAGGAACTGTGGGAGGTGTTGAGCGCCAACGATGTACCCGACAGTGACATCAACAAGATGACGTACGAGAACGCCATGCGCTGGTACTCGTTCGACCCGTTCAAGCACATCTCGCGTGAGCAGGCCACAGTCGGCGCACTGCGTGAGTCCGCCACCGGGCACGACGTGTCCATCCAGGCACTCAGCCACCACAAGAAGGGCGAGCGCGGCGGAAGCGCCCTGTTTGAAGCGGCACAGGCCAACAGCGGCACCGAGTAG
- a CDS encoding metal-dependent hydrolase family protein, with the protein MLTLKAAGLLDVDAGVIVSPGIVRVDGDRIVGIGGEPRSNVGTADEGELIDLGDSILLPGLMDMEVNLLMGGRGENPGLSQVQDDPPTRVLRAVGNARRTLHAGFTTVRNLGLFVKTGGYLLDVALGKAIDGGLIEGPRIVPAGHAITPTGGHLDPTMFAAFMPGVLELTVEEGIANGVDEIRKAVRYQIKHGAQLIKVCCSGGVMSLTGSAGAQHYSDEELAAIVDEAHRRGLRVAAHTHGAEAVKHAVGVGIDCIEHGFLIDDEAIALMVENGTFLVSTRRLAEGMDVSKAPPELQAKAAEMFPKARTSIKAAYEAGVKIAVGTDAPAIPHGRNADELVTLAEWGLPPAAVLKAATVTAAELINVTDRGRLAEGLLADIIAVPGDPLADITVTRNVSFVMKGGKVHVHKTD; encoded by the coding sequence GTGCTGACCCTCAAAGCCGCGGGTCTGCTCGACGTCGACGCCGGAGTAATCGTGAGTCCCGGCATCGTCCGTGTCGACGGCGACCGCATCGTCGGGATCGGCGGCGAGCCCAGGTCCAATGTCGGCACCGCCGACGAGGGCGAGCTGATCGACCTCGGGGACAGCATCCTGCTGCCCGGTCTGATGGACATGGAGGTCAACCTCCTGATGGGCGGCCGGGGTGAAAACCCCGGCCTCTCACAGGTTCAGGACGACCCACCGACCCGGGTGCTGCGTGCGGTGGGCAACGCGCGCCGCACCCTGCACGCGGGCTTCACCACGGTGCGTAACCTGGGCCTGTTCGTCAAGACCGGTGGATACCTGCTCGACGTCGCATTGGGCAAGGCCATCGACGGCGGCTTGATCGAAGGTCCTCGCATCGTGCCTGCCGGCCATGCGATCACCCCGACCGGCGGGCACCTCGATCCGACGATGTTCGCCGCGTTCATGCCGGGGGTGCTGGAACTGACCGTCGAAGAGGGCATCGCCAACGGGGTCGACGAGATCCGCAAAGCGGTGCGCTACCAGATCAAGCACGGCGCCCAGCTGATCAAGGTGTGCTGTTCGGGCGGGGTGATGTCGCTCACGGGTTCGGCCGGGGCGCAACACTATTCGGACGAAGAGTTGGCCGCAATCGTCGACGAGGCCCACCGGCGCGGCCTGCGGGTGGCCGCCCACACCCACGGCGCCGAGGCCGTCAAGCACGCCGTCGGCGTCGGCATCGACTGCATCGAGCACGGCTTCCTGATCGACGACGAGGCCATCGCGCTGATGGTCGAGAACGGGACGTTCCTGGTCAGCACCCGCCGCCTGGCCGAGGGAATGGACGTCTCCAAGGCGCCGCCGGAGCTGCAGGCCAAGGCCGCCGAGATGTTCCCGAAGGCGCGTACCTCGATCAAGGCCGCCTACGAGGCCGGGGTGAAGATCGCCGTCGGCACCGATGCCCCGGCAATCCCGCACGGCCGCAACGCCGATGAGCTCGTCACCCTGGCCGAGTGGGGTCTTCCCCCGGCGGCCGTCCTGAAGGCGGCGACGGTGACCGCCGCAGAGCTGATCAACGTGACCGACCGCGGACGGCTGGCCGAGGGACTGCTGGCCGACATCATCGCCGTGCCGGGCGATCCGCTGGCCGACATCACCGTGACCAGGAACGTGAGTTTCGTGATGAAAGGCGGGAAAGTCCATGTCCACAAGACGGACTGA
- a CDS encoding CaiB/BaiF CoA transferase family protein, producing MSSADTPAPPLAGVTVVALEQAVSAPMCTRVLADFGARVIKVENPAGGDFARHYDDVVNGPGGLAAHFVWANRNKESVALDLKSAAGLEILHRLLEGADALVSNLAPGSTARLGISPQQLRERHPDVIAVEIDGYGSGGPLSNKRAYDLLAQAESGSCAVTGYPGMPAKPGPPIADISTGLYSALSIMALLFSRDNRDRRGGAVNVSLFDTMTDLMGYPLTYAQHSGINQQPLGMSSPAVAPYGAYQTSDGQTVVLGTTNDREWQRLAREIINRHDLADDPRFASNSDRVANRDVLDEAIQNWCATRDLAQIQKVADAAGIGNARYNLPGEVLTHPQLSERDRWRTVQTSAGPIQAILPPPIIDGYEQPMGPVPGLGEHTDAVLTELGLSGNEIDRLREQGVIA from the coding sequence ATGTCTTCTGCTGACACACCGGCGCCCCCACTCGCCGGTGTCACCGTCGTGGCCTTGGAGCAGGCCGTTTCCGCGCCGATGTGCACCCGTGTCCTCGCCGATTTCGGCGCCCGCGTGATCAAGGTGGAGAACCCGGCGGGGGGTGACTTCGCGCGCCACTACGACGACGTCGTCAACGGTCCCGGCGGGCTGGCCGCCCACTTCGTATGGGCCAACCGCAACAAGGAGTCGGTGGCGCTGGACCTGAAATCGGCAGCGGGCCTTGAGATCCTGCACCGGCTGCTGGAAGGGGCCGATGCCCTGGTGTCCAACCTCGCCCCCGGTTCGACCGCCAGGCTCGGCATCTCGCCGCAGCAGTTGCGCGAGCGGCACCCCGATGTGATCGCCGTCGAGATCGACGGCTACGGCTCGGGCGGCCCGCTGTCGAACAAGCGGGCCTACGACCTGCTGGCGCAGGCCGAGTCCGGGTCGTGCGCGGTGACCGGCTATCCCGGGATGCCGGCCAAACCCGGGCCGCCGATCGCCGACATCTCCACCGGGCTGTACTCGGCGCTGTCGATCATGGCGCTGCTGTTCTCCAGGGATAACCGGGACCGCCGCGGCGGGGCGGTCAACGTGAGCCTGTTCGACACCATGACCGACCTGATGGGTTATCCGCTGACCTACGCCCAGCACTCCGGAATCAACCAGCAGCCCCTCGGTATGAGCTCACCGGCGGTGGCTCCCTACGGTGCCTATCAGACGTCCGACGGCCAGACCGTCGTGCTGGGCACCACCAATGACCGGGAGTGGCAGCGACTGGCCCGCGAGATCATCAACCGGCACGACCTCGCCGACGACCCGCGGTTCGCCTCCAATTCCGATCGGGTGGCCAACCGGGACGTCCTCGACGAGGCGATCCAGAACTGGTGTGCCACCCGTGATCTCGCGCAGATCCAGAAGGTGGCCGACGCCGCCGGCATCGGCAACGCCCGATACAACCTTCCCGGCGAGGTGCTCACCCATCCTCAGCTGAGCGAACGCGACCGCTGGCGTACGGTGCAGACCTCGGCAGGCCCGATCCAGGCGATCCTGCCGCCCCCGATTATCGACGGATACGAACAACCGATGGGCCCGGTGCCCGGCCTCGGCGAGCACACCGATGCGGTACTGACCGAATTGGGCCTGTCCGGCAACGAGATCGACCGACTGCGCGAGCAGGGAGTCATCGCGTGA